The stretch of DNA CGTGATCGACCTGGCCGCTGAATCCGGTGGCAACGTCGAGGGCGTCGTCGCGGGGGTCGATGTGCTGGTGCCGACCACTGCCGGGGGCGGCACCGTGACCCTGGTGGGGCTGACGGATGCCGCATCCGCCATGCCCAGCGACGCCTCGCGCCTCTACGCCAAGAACGTCGCGAACCTGCTCGCCCTGATGACCCACGACGGGGTGGTCTCCCCCGACTTCACCGACGAGGTGATCGCCTCCGCCTGCCTGACCACGGCCGGCGCCGTGCGGCACGAACCCACGGCGGCAGCGCTGCGCGAAGGAGGTGCCTGATGGACCCGGTGACCCTGCTCACCATCGTCGTGCTGTCGGTCTTTGTCGGCTTCGAGGTCGTCTCGAAGGTGACGAGCATTCTGCACACGCCCCTGATGTCGGGTGCGAACGCCATTCACGGCATCATTCTGATCGGCGCGATCATCGTGGCCGGGCAGGCCGAAGACCCGTGGTTGTTGGCCGTCGCCCTGGTGGCCGTCGTGCTCGCCACCGCCAATATGGTGGGCGGTTTCGTCGTCACCGACCGGATGCTGCACATGTTCCGGGGGCGCGGGCGTACCGACGCGGCATCCGGCCCGAAGGGGGAAACAAAGTGAGCCTGCTCCCGCCGGAATGGACGGCGCTTCTCTACCTGGCCTCAGCCGTCTGCTTCATTCTCGCGCTCAAGGGGTTGAGCTCGCCCCGCACCGCCCGCCGCGGCAACCTGATCGGCGCCGGTGGTGCGCTGCTCGCGGTGATCACCGTCTTCTTCTCAACCAAGCTCGACAACCTTCCGTACATCCTGATTGCAATCGCGGTCGGCACGGCCATCGCCGCACCCATCGCCCGGCGCGTGCAGATGACTCAGATGCCGCAACTTGTCGGCTTCTTCAACGGCGTCGGTGGCGGTGCTGCCGCGTTGGTGGCCGTGCTCGAACTCGGCCACAACGCCGACCCGTGGGTTCGTCTCGCCATTGTCTTCACGATGCTCGTCGGCGCCATCTCGTTCTCGGGTTCGGCCGTGACGGTGTTGAAGCTGCAGGAACTGATCAGCACTCGGCCGCTGCTGTTTCCCGGAATGCGCTGGGTGAGCGCTCTCGTCGTGGTCGCCGCACTCGTGTCGTGTGGGTTCATCATCGGCACCGGATCGGCGCTCTGGGCGATCATCCTGCTCGTGCTCGGCCTGGTCGCCGGGCTGTTGCTCGTGCTGCCGGTCGGCGGCGCCGATGTGCCCATCGTGATCTCCTT from Leifsonia psychrotolerans encodes:
- a CDS encoding NAD(P) transhydrogenase subunit alpha produces the protein MDPVTLLTIVVLSVFVGFEVVSKVTSILHTPLMSGANAIHGIILIGAIIVAGQAEDPWLLAVALVAVVLATANMVGGFVVTDRMLHMFRGRGRTDAASGPKGETK